One genomic region from Clostridium saccharobutylicum DSM 13864 encodes:
- a CDS encoding TspO/MBR family protein, translated as MRGKSRSDKIRIIPLIVCVAIPLLIGGITSVLMPNMKVVYEGLVKPAFAPPAMIFPIIWTILYILMGIALYKVYILKYEGIDTSSAIFVFGIQLLLNFLWTFIFFGFRLYGLAFIELIILILFVILTIKRFYEKAGTKAAVLLLPYLIWLIYAGALNFYVWMLNEM; from the coding sequence ATGAGAGGTAAATCAAGAAGTGATAAAATTAGAATTATTCCATTAATTGTATGTGTGGCTATTCCTCTTTTAATTGGAGGAATAACATCAGTGCTCATGCCGAATATGAAAGTGGTATATGAAGGATTGGTGAAACCAGCGTTTGCACCACCAGCAATGATATTTCCAATAATATGGACAATACTCTATATACTTATGGGAATAGCATTATATAAAGTTTATATATTGAAATATGAAGGAATTGATACTAGTTCTGCAATTTTTGTTTTTGGAATACAATTGCTATTAAACTTTTTATGGACATTTATATTTTTTGGATTTAGACTTTATGGATTGGCTTTTATTGAGCTTATTATATTAATTCTATTTGTTATTTTGACAATTAAAAGGTTCTATGAGAAGGCTGGAACGAAGGCGGCAGTATTACTTCTACCATATTTAATTTGGTTAATATATGCTGGTGCTTTAAATTTTTATGTTTGGATGCTTAATGAAATGTAA